A genomic region of Salinibacter pepae contains the following coding sequences:
- a CDS encoding endonuclease/exonuclease/phosphatase family protein, giving the protein MSRRLLLSVALLFLFVAGGCGGLNETADEGEAESPSEDAPPTAAPVDGYTSHPARIYVDGERGDWAELPVRHTDAPDDGAGVDLKRVWVAHDDDYLFLRLELGEAVNLQEGNDLTLYLDTDNNPGTGQQALGLGAELAWTFGERSGRVVRDGDAEEVTHAALGFTSLPTVTSETFEVAFDRSATPTNDGPLFERDSLRVGLSTDGDRLPDADGGLGYVLSDADTPLDAPSLDAPTASALRMLSYNSVNDFDRERSAIFFETRQPSFRRIFDATDPGVIAFQEVYDQTADQVATVADEALGLPGGWDWAKEGQDLVLGSRYPILDTHTIPGYENNVSGAFLLDADGALGTDLLVVNMHPPCCNYGPDDGEPSRNAQRQRVVDGVVAFLREVKQGDGPFDVPPKTPIVVLGDMNFVGDAQQPRTLRTGEIVHTDRYGSPAAPDWDGSPLLDTRPRQVASPLHTTWIAPGSSFPPGRLDYAFVTDSVLEVVHAFVLHTPALPADVRSAHGLRADDTPTASDHLPVVIDVTPR; this is encoded by the coding sequence ATGTCTCGGCGTCTCCTGCTCTCTGTTGCGCTGTTGTTTCTTTTTGTCGCCGGGGGGTGCGGGGGACTGAATGAAACCGCCGACGAGGGCGAGGCCGAGTCGCCGTCGGAGGACGCGCCCCCGACGGCCGCGCCGGTGGACGGGTACACCTCGCACCCGGCCCGCATCTACGTGGATGGCGAACGGGGCGATTGGGCGGAGCTCCCGGTCCGTCACACCGACGCGCCCGACGACGGGGCGGGCGTCGACCTCAAGCGCGTGTGGGTCGCCCACGATGACGACTACCTCTTCCTCCGCCTCGAGCTCGGCGAGGCCGTCAACCTCCAGGAAGGCAACGACCTGACGCTCTATCTCGATACGGACAACAATCCCGGGACGGGGCAGCAGGCACTGGGACTGGGGGCGGAGCTGGCCTGGACGTTTGGCGAGCGGTCCGGCCGAGTGGTTCGCGACGGCGACGCGGAAGAGGTGACGCACGCGGCCCTCGGGTTCACGTCCCTGCCCACGGTGACGTCCGAGACGTTCGAGGTGGCCTTCGACCGGTCGGCGACGCCCACCAACGACGGGCCCCTGTTTGAGAGAGACAGCCTCCGGGTGGGCCTGTCGACCGACGGGGACCGGCTGCCGGACGCCGACGGGGGGCTCGGGTACGTCCTCTCGGATGCCGACACGCCCCTCGACGCGCCGTCTCTCGACGCGCCGACCGCCTCGGCCCTGCGGATGCTCTCGTACAACTCGGTCAACGATTTTGACCGCGAACGGAGTGCAATCTTTTTCGAAACCCGCCAGCCGAGCTTCCGGCGCATCTTCGACGCCACCGATCCGGGCGTCATTGCGTTTCAGGAGGTCTACGACCAGACCGCCGACCAGGTGGCGACGGTCGCCGACGAGGCGCTCGGACTGCCGGGCGGGTGGGACTGGGCCAAGGAGGGCCAGGATCTCGTCCTCGGCAGCCGATACCCCATTCTCGACACCCACACCATTCCAGGGTACGAGAACAACGTGAGCGGCGCCTTCCTGCTCGACGCGGACGGTGCGCTGGGGACGGACCTCCTGGTGGTGAACATGCACCCGCCCTGCTGCAACTACGGCCCCGATGACGGCGAGCCCTCCCGCAACGCACAGCGGCAGCGGGTGGTGGACGGCGTGGTGGCCTTCCTGCGAGAGGTAAAACAGGGGGACGGGCCGTTCGACGTTCCGCCGAAGACCCCGATCGTGGTGCTCGGGGACATGAACTTTGTCGGGGACGCCCAGCAGCCGCGGACGCTGCGGACGGGGGAGATCGTACACACCGACCGGTACGGATCGCCGGCGGCGCCGGACTGGGACGGATCGCCCCTGCTGGACACCAGGCCGCGCCAGGTGGCGTCGCCCCTGCACACCACCTGGATCGCGCCCGGCAGTTCGTTTCCGCCGGGGCGGCTCGACTACGCGTTCGTTACCGACAGCGTACTGGAGGTCGTCCACGCGTTTGTGCTGCACACCCCGGCGCTGCCGGCCGACGTGCGCTCGGCCCACGGGCTCCGGGCGGACGATACGCCGACGGCGTCCGATCACCTCCCCGTCGTGATTGACGTGACGCCGCGGTAG
- a CDS encoding histidine phosphatase family protein gives MQTLWLARHANRQDFADPDWAATADWPDDPGLSPDGVEQARQLGRRVDALDVDRIVASPYLRTVQTAHHVATTTGHGVLLEPGLGEWLNDDWFDDVPNTRAPTALADRFGSVLPSSAPPCRTPAYPESRHRALARLGAAGTCLADRYAGETLLLVGHGITVQGVLHGLVGSDVPDPGCPLASLTKVARRNGDWTVSLRNDTSHLENGTRAPDRLA, from the coding sequence ATGCAGACCCTCTGGCTCGCCCGCCACGCCAACCGTCAGGATTTCGCGGATCCGGACTGGGCGGCGACGGCCGACTGGCCCGACGACCCCGGCCTCTCTCCCGACGGCGTCGAGCAGGCCCGGCAACTGGGCCGCCGCGTCGATGCCCTCGACGTCGACCGGATCGTCGCGTCTCCGTACCTCCGCACCGTCCAGACCGCCCACCACGTCGCCACGACGACCGGCCACGGCGTCCTCCTGGAGCCGGGATTGGGGGAGTGGCTCAACGACGACTGGTTCGACGACGTCCCGAACACACGCGCCCCCACGGCGCTTGCCGATCGGTTCGGGTCGGTGCTGCCGTCGTCGGCACCGCCCTGCCGGACCCCCGCCTACCCAGAGTCGAGGCACCGGGCCCTCGCCCGCCTCGGGGCCGCCGGCACGTGCCTCGCCGACCGGTACGCCGGCGAGACACTGCTCCTCGTGGGCCACGGCATCACGGTGCAGGGCGTTCTGCACGGCCTCGTGGGCAGCGACGTGCCCGACCCCGGGTGCCCGCTCGCCAGCCTCACGAAAGTTGCGCGGCGGAACGGAGACTGGACCGTTTCCCTCCGGAACGACACGAGCCACCTCGAAAACGGCACCCGCGCCCCCGACCGACTCGCCTGA
- a CDS encoding BamA/TamA family outer membrane protein, translated as MPASEETPWGRTESYAGDHAGDYVGTTGGWTSPFGQASAVYRAPPPLRYNRVEGLVLGLRRSPLSLRDPDDTARIYGQLGYAFALGDLRYTIGVESKLIRDAETGLKLGASYQKQTRTPDRWKTSYAENSLGGIGLGYDFFDYYEGEGLSLYAVQALPATFRLTAGVRFEEHRPLSRNTGWSLFEATSFRTNPRAEAGRLHAGTVSLEGGHVEDRDDLPTGAAFRTTATIGTDFGGDLRANRYEVDGRAFLPLSSNTRLGLRLRGGYATSDAPPQQQFTLGGIGSVRSYDQNALRGTRMLLGNVEYIVDGATLDDDFLDDLFLVGLFDAGWVGQPGTRLRTEDVLPSAGVGIGLDERDVRLDVSWPLRSVPATGSRPSIWLRITPNF; from the coding sequence GTGCCGGCTTCCGAGGAAACCCCGTGGGGCCGCACCGAATCGTACGCGGGCGATCACGCGGGCGACTATGTCGGCACGACGGGGGGCTGGACAAGCCCGTTTGGACAGGCGTCTGCCGTGTACCGCGCGCCGCCGCCGCTCCGCTACAATCGCGTCGAGGGGCTGGTGCTCGGCCTCCGGCGCAGTCCGCTCTCGCTCCGCGACCCGGACGACACCGCGCGCATCTACGGCCAACTCGGCTACGCCTTTGCGCTGGGGGACCTGCGGTACACGATCGGGGTCGAATCGAAACTGATTCGCGACGCAGAGACAGGATTAAAGCTCGGGGCGTCCTACCAAAAGCAGACCCGGACCCCCGACCGCTGGAAGACGTCGTACGCGGAGAATTCGCTCGGCGGCATCGGGCTCGGGTACGACTTCTTCGACTACTACGAGGGCGAGGGGCTCTCCCTCTACGCAGTCCAGGCCCTCCCGGCCACGTTCCGCCTAACCGCGGGCGTTCGCTTCGAAGAGCACCGCCCGCTTTCCCGGAATACCGGCTGGTCTCTCTTCGAGGCCACCTCGTTTCGCACGAATCCCAGGGCTGAGGCGGGCCGCCTGCACGCCGGAACAGTGAGTCTCGAGGGGGGACACGTCGAGGACCGCGACGACCTTCCCACCGGTGCTGCCTTCCGGACGACAGCCACGATTGGGACCGACTTCGGCGGCGACCTCCGCGCCAACCGCTACGAGGTGGACGGGCGCGCCTTCCTCCCCCTCTCGAGCAACACACGTCTCGGGCTTCGGCTTCGCGGCGGATACGCCACGAGCGACGCCCCGCCCCAGCAGCAGTTCACGCTTGGCGGCATCGGGTCCGTTCGGAGCTACGACCAGAACGCGCTCCGCGGCACGCGCATGCTGCTGGGCAACGTCGAGTACATCGTCGACGGCGCCACGCTGGACGACGACTTCCTCGACGACCTCTTCCTCGTGGGGCTGTTCGATGCCGGGTGGGTGGGGCAGCCAGGCACACGGCTCCGCACGGAGGACGTGCTGCCGTCCGCCGGGGTCGGAATCGGGCTGGACGAACGGGACGTGCGCCTGGACGTGTCCTGGCCGCTCCGGTCCGTGCCCGCAACGGGCTCTCGTCCGTCGATTTGGCTCCGCATCACCCCGAACTTTTAG